In the genome of Spirochaetia bacterium, one region contains:
- a CDS encoding ABC transporter ATP-binding protein — protein MSTNTTETEIMLNDIGMKFNGGTEEITALTSVSLDIKKGEFVSLVGPSGCGKTTLLRIIADLLTPTSGTVTIGGETPREARLKGRYGMVFQSPVLYSWRTVIKNIELPLEIMGISKTERRERAEEMLEMVGLKDFWRSYPGQLSGGMQQRVGIARALVIRPEILLMDEPFSALDEFTREHLHEDLLNIWRRTNKTIVFVTHNISESVFLSDKICVLSPHPGRLSAVLDVDFERPRHMAIKSTAEYTAKVFEVRSSFEGV, from the coding sequence ATGAGTACAAACACCACTGAAACAGAAATAATGCTGAACGACATAGGAATGAAATTCAACGGGGGAACTGAAGAAATAACAGCTCTTACCAGTGTGTCGTTGGATATCAAGAAAGGTGAGTTTGTCTCATTGGTCGGACCTTCAGGCTGTGGGAAGACAACCTTGCTGCGAATCATAGCAGATCTTTTGACTCCTACCTCCGGTACCGTGACAATCGGTGGCGAGACTCCGAGGGAAGCAAGACTGAAAGGTCGGTACGGCATGGTCTTTCAAAGTCCCGTGCTCTATAGCTGGCGAACCGTAATCAAGAATATCGAGCTTCCTCTTGAGATCATGGGTATTTCAAAGACTGAAAGACGGGAACGTGCCGAAGAAATGCTGGAAATGGTGGGCTTGAAGGATTTCTGGCGAAGCTATCCAGGACAGTTGTCAGGGGGCATGCAGCAACGTGTCGGCATTGCAAGGGCACTTGTCATACGGCCGGAAATCCTGCTTATGGATGAACCTTTCTCAGCCTTGGATGAATTTACCCGGGAACATTTGCACGAAGATTTGCTCAACATCTGGAGAAGAACCAACAAGACGATTGTCTTCGTTACCCACAACATCTCTGAGTCGGTATTCCTTTCGGACAAGATCTGTGTCCTTTCTCCTCATCCAGGCAGGCTTTCTGCGGTCTTGGATGTTGACTTCGAAAGACCTAGGCACATGGCAATCAAAAGCACGGCGGAATATACCGCGAAAGTATTTGAAGTTCGTTCATCATTCGAGGGGGTGTAG
- a CDS encoding ABC transporter permease subunit, with product MDRPKKKDHSSSLVTLAWTLGFFLIWEILAFLVANSAHIRSPEKVLPHFWKIIAAAFNTNKVNGSQTAIQLVWLNAKVTLFRSAEGFAIGAGIGFLLAVLMSLSGALKKIFFPYLMIIQMIPILGMAPILLSLTGNINQSRIIIAAILTFYPVATNMLAGIESVEEEMHELMYSYAANKWQIYGKMLLPASIPYLFTGLKVSAPLAITASILVDTLQGGIGLGCLLSQSLKGAMTRYVFWLIVVISAAIGIMSYVAMGIIEDIVSPHKKAERACRG from the coding sequence ATGGATAGACCGAAGAAAAAAGATCATTCAAGCAGTCTCGTCACCTTGGCATGGACACTGGGCTTTTTCCTTATCTGGGAAATCTTGGCATTTCTGGTAGCAAACTCAGCTCATATACGGTCCCCGGAAAAGGTGCTTCCACATTTCTGGAAGATCATCGCAGCTGCATTCAATACAAACAAAGTAAACGGAAGCCAGACGGCCATCCAGCTTGTATGGCTGAATGCAAAAGTTACATTGTTCCGTTCTGCTGAAGGCTTTGCAATCGGAGCCGGCATAGGTTTTCTTCTTGCTGTGCTTATGAGCCTGTCAGGCGCCTTGAAGAAGATTTTCTTTCCATATCTGATGATCATCCAGATGATTCCTATTCTTGGCATGGCACCTATTCTCCTGTCCTTGACAGGCAATATCAATCAGAGTCGGATAATCATCGCAGCAATATTGACGTTCTACCCTGTGGCAACCAATATGCTTGCCGGCATTGAGTCCGTAGAGGAGGAGATGCATGAACTCATGTATTCGTATGCTGCAAACAAATGGCAGATTTACGGAAAGATGCTTTTGCCTGCAAGTATCCCATACCTTTTTACAGGGCTGAAGGTATCTGCTCCACTTGCCATTACTGCTTCGATTTTGGTCGATACCCTGCAGGGGGGCATAGGGTTGGGATGTCTGTTGTCCCAGTCTTTGAAGGGCGCAATGACACGATATGTGTTCTGGTTGATTGTGGTGATCAGTGCGGCAATAGGAATCATGAGCTACGTTGCCATGGGGATAATTGAAGATATTGTTTCTCCGCACAAGAAAGCAGAAAGGGCCTGCAGAGGATAG
- a CDS encoding ABC transporter permease subunit, translating into MKKRLGIHWESTSTIVYPVLFGILLFAMWQGGLLNILLGTDTNTLPPPSKINSIISDNTAKILLNLKATVIVALIGLLVGSLAGYGLAIIAAEHKKWGAGGITLAAAFNAVPIVALAPVMNNLTKQLSSDVDFRSMLAKTLVVVIVCIDGMAVNAFRGLTELKPFAADLMKTYAASNFTIFRKLLFPNSVPYIFTALKVSLPASIISALVTEYFSEKVIGVGRQIRENIVTAQFATAWAYIVVSCLLGVVLYVVLLFVEAAVMKNRNRN; encoded by the coding sequence ATGAAAAAAAGACTTGGTATCCATTGGGAATCGACTTCAACGATCGTATATCCGGTACTTTTCGGAATCCTTCTCTTTGCTATGTGGCAAGGAGGCCTGCTTAACATCCTGCTTGGTACTGATACGAATACATTGCCGCCTCCCAGCAAGATAAATTCAATCATCAGTGACAATACTGCAAAGATCCTGCTGAACCTGAAAGCTACGGTCATAGTGGCTTTGATTGGATTGCTGGTAGGTTCATTGGCAGGGTATGGACTTGCAATCATTGCAGCTGAACACAAGAAATGGGGTGCTGGCGGGATAACCTTGGCAGCTGCATTCAATGCCGTGCCGATCGTAGCACTTGCACCTGTGATGAATAACCTGACTAAACAGCTTTCCTCGGACGTTGACTTTCGTTCTATGCTTGCCAAGACCTTGGTAGTTGTAATCGTATGTATCGACGGTATGGCCGTCAATGCATTCAGGGGACTGACGGAACTGAAGCCGTTTGCTGCTGACCTGATGAAGACCTATGCGGCAAGCAACTTTACGATTTTCAGGAAACTTCTGTTTCCGAACAGTGTCCCTTACATATTTACGGCCCTCAAGGTGAGTCTTCCAGCAAGTATTATCTCAGCATTGGTCACAGAGTATTTTTCCGAGAAGGTAATCGGAGTCGGCCGACAGATTCGTGAGAATATCGTAACAGCGCAGTTTGCGACTGCATGGGCTTACATCGTCGTATCGTGCCTGCTTGGTGTCGTACTTTACGTGGTGTTGCTCTTTGTTGAGGCTGCCGTTATGAAAAATAGGAACAGGAACTAA
- a CDS encoding ABC transporter substrate-binding protein gives MKKMITLLMVCAVSVAAFANGNTESAPAPTPVATTASAPMTNGERIKAAAKEGKVGNWGLGNEYEIQALLTKYGCPTDFLSQDFTMDGFDDDSITLASAMTYNELGLVKNSYEGGYGYGDKVGTIDMNDEGVAMLEDNIFCTTKFAEENPNTVKAFLYASLKGWKTACADPEAAAKIVYEYGSSVSAGHQSYMAKEVKKLAETDTKGNHVTNYGYMDPDAMAQTLKLAQTYIKLDDHSAADKLKALTLDDIRDTSYWKAATDSKDGTDLGKPEKTSVKIQLKWLPQAQFMGYYVALNKGYYKDVGLDVQIIPGGGDIAETTAVYNGTVNFGVTWVSNLISADAADMNLLEVAQIFQRSGLVLVYKK, from the coding sequence ATGAAAAAAATGATCACATTATTGATGGTCTGTGCAGTGTCCGTTGCTGCATTTGCGAACGGCAACACGGAATCAGCTCCAGCCCCGACACCGGTTGCAACGACTGCATCGGCTCCTATGACCAACGGCGAACGCATCAAGGCTGCCGCTAAGGAAGGCAAGGTCGGTAACTGGGGACTTGGCAATGAATATGAGATTCAGGCCCTGCTTACCAAGTACGGCTGTCCTACTGATTTCTTGAGCCAAGACTTCACGATGGATGGCTTTGACGATGATTCCATTACGCTGGCATCAGCCATGACGTACAACGAACTGGGCCTTGTCAAGAATAGCTACGAAGGCGGCTATGGCTATGGAGACAAGGTAGGCACCATAGACATGAACGATGAAGGTGTCGCCATGTTGGAAGATAACATCTTCTGTACGACGAAATTTGCAGAAGAGAATCCAAACACGGTGAAAGCGTTCCTGTATGCGTCCCTCAAGGGTTGGAAGACTGCCTGTGCTGATCCTGAAGCAGCTGCAAAGATCGTGTACGAGTATGGCTCTTCGGTATCTGCCGGACACCAGTCCTATATGGCCAAGGAAGTCAAGAAATTGGCAGAAACCGACACCAAGGGCAATCACGTAACAAATTATGGCTATATGGATCCTGATGCAATGGCTCAGACTCTCAAGCTGGCGCAGACATACATCAAACTTGATGATCATAGTGCAGCTGACAAGCTCAAGGCTCTTACGCTTGATGATATCCGCGATACTTCCTACTGGAAAGCTGCCACGGATTCAAAGGATGGGACAGATCTTGGCAAGCCTGAAAAAACATCAGTCAAGATACAGCTCAAGTGGTTGCCGCAGGCACAGTTCATGGGCTACTACGTTGCACTTAACAAGGGATACTACAAAGACGTAGGTCTTGATGTACAGATTATTCCTGGTGGCGGCGATATCGCAGAGACGACAGCTGTGTACAACGGTACGGTCAATTTCGGTGTAACGTGGGTCTCAAATCTGATTTCTGCAGATGCGGCTGACATGAACCTCCTGGAGGTCGCACAGATCTTCCAACGCTCAGGTCTTGTCCTGGTATACAAAAAATAA
- the hydA gene encoding dihydropyrimidinase, with translation MDLIVKNGKVVTASETFVADLAVKDGKIIAIGKNLEPDAKTVIDAEGKYVLPGAIDAHTHLAMPFGGTISSDDYFAGTRAAACGGTTTVFDFALQDFDEPMVDVIKRRDKLAAPQAAVDYAFHIGVKDVHGELLDSMKDAVEYGVPSFKVFMVYDFGVTDGVFYRLLEKSKEVGAMISVHAENNEMVNYLTKKYLSEGKTSPWYHYLSRPEFVEAEADMRAIQWAKETGAKLYIVHLANKQGVEAVTKAKEEGYPIFAETCPQYLHFTCDVYKRQDGRNFVCSPPMKGQESQDAIWAALKRGDIDVVATDHCPFQQSEKDWGLNDFTKIPNGCAGVENMYPYMLDKANEGVITFNKAVEVCSTNPARIFGCAQKGSLAVGKDADIVIYDPNKDFTITCANMHSDSDHTIWEGTKLHGYPEMTFSRGRMVYKDGKFLGKAGYGKFVKRKLS, from the coding sequence ATGGATTTAATTGTTAAAAACGGAAAAGTCGTGACGGCTTCTGAGACATTTGTTGCTGATTTGGCGGTCAAAGACGGGAAAATCATTGCAATAGGCAAAAACCTGGAACCGGATGCCAAGACAGTGATAGATGCTGAGGGGAAATACGTACTGCCGGGAGCCATCGACGCACATACCCACCTCGCCATGCCATTCGGCGGGACGATTTCTTCCGATGATTACTTTGCAGGAACAAGAGCTGCAGCATGCGGGGGAACGACGACGGTCTTTGACTTTGCACTTCAGGACTTTGACGAGCCTATGGTCGATGTCATCAAACGTCGGGATAAGCTTGCAGCACCGCAAGCAGCAGTCGACTATGCATTTCACATCGGAGTCAAGGATGTCCATGGGGAACTCCTTGATTCAATGAAGGATGCAGTGGAGTATGGGGTCCCGTCGTTCAAGGTATTCATGGTCTATGACTTCGGAGTCACCGACGGTGTATTCTATCGTCTGCTGGAGAAATCAAAGGAAGTGGGGGCTATGATTTCTGTCCATGCAGAAAACAATGAGATGGTCAACTATCTTACCAAGAAATATCTTTCTGAAGGTAAGACAAGTCCTTGGTATCATTATCTCTCACGTCCTGAATTTGTCGAAGCAGAAGCTGACATGAGAGCTATCCAATGGGCAAAGGAAACCGGCGCAAAGCTTTATATCGTACATCTGGCAAACAAGCAGGGCGTAGAAGCTGTGACAAAGGCCAAGGAAGAAGGGTATCCGATCTTTGCCGAGACCTGTCCGCAGTATCTTCACTTTACCTGTGATGTATACAAACGCCAGGACGGAAGGAACTTCGTCTGCTCTCCACCGATGAAGGGACAGGAAAGCCAGGATGCCATATGGGCTGCACTGAAACGGGGTGACATCGATGTCGTAGCGACTGACCATTGCCCGTTCCAGCAAAGCGAAAAGGATTGGGGACTCAATGACTTTACCAAGATACCGAATGGCTGTGCCGGTGTAGAAAACATGTATCCCTATATGCTCGATAAGGCAAACGAAGGTGTCATTACCTTCAATAAAGCTGTTGAAGTCTGCTCCACCAATCCGGCAAGGATATTCGGATGTGCCCAGAAAGGTAGCCTTGCAGTAGGTAAGGATGCTGATATCGTCATCTATGATCCGAACAAGGACTTTACCATTACCTGTGCAAACATGCATTCTGATTCCGACCATACCATCTGGGAAGGAACCAAGCTGCATGGATATCCCGAAATGACATTTTCCCGTGGCAGGATGGTCTATAAGGACGGCAAGTTCCTTGGAAAGGCTGGTTATGGCAAATTTGTAAAACGGAAGCTGAGCTGA
- the preA gene encoding NAD-dependent dihydropyrimidine dehydrogenase subunit PreA, whose translation MDTSIFENKLIVNEADRCLLCSDAPCTAACGKSNDPAQMLLSLRFENARVGGFFNPALCADCNAGCEKSCLHYDFPIRIKKVAAILEDKDLAPKEADLSCMFLNVRCENPFLLSSSVVASNYEMCRRALEMGWAGVVFKTIGFLVPHEVSPRFSSLRKESTPFVGFGNLEQIAEHSLEENLKFISDLKRDFPKKVMIVSIMGQSDEEWTELAKLSQQAGADMIECNFSCPHMSGDGLGSDVGQKPELVKHYTQCVRKGTDLPILAKMTPNLAHMEIPAIAAVEGGADGIAAINTIKSLSGVDLNMLSSSPVVHGMSSVSGYSGKAIKPIALRFISDLAQCEQLVGIPISGMGGVETWRDALEFIALGCTTVQVTTAVMQYGYRIIDDLKAGLSSYMYEHRIGSVAELIGLANEHIVPTDELDRNTIMFPSFHLDKCLGCGRCYISCRDAGHQAITFDAKTRKPKLIGNKCVGCHLCRLVCPAGAIGKSKRIPKQKPHTQEVRA comes from the coding sequence ATGGACACTTCAATTTTTGAAAACAAACTGATCGTAAATGAAGCAGACCGCTGTCTGCTGTGTAGCGATGCGCCCTGCACGGCAGCATGCGGCAAGTCCAATGATCCTGCGCAAATGCTGCTGTCCCTGAGATTTGAAAATGCTCGGGTTGGAGGCTTCTTCAATCCGGCATTATGTGCTGATTGTAATGCCGGCTGTGAAAAGTCATGCCTGCATTATGATTTTCCAATTCGTATAAAGAAAGTGGCTGCCATCCTTGAGGACAAGGACCTTGCACCGAAAGAAGCTGATCTTTCCTGTATGTTCCTGAATGTAAGATGTGAGAATCCATTCTTGCTTTCTTCCTCAGTGGTGGCAAGCAATTACGAGATGTGCAGAAGAGCTCTGGAAATGGGCTGGGCAGGTGTAGTATTCAAGACCATTGGATTCCTTGTTCCCCATGAGGTTTCTCCTCGCTTTTCTTCACTGAGAAAGGAGTCGACGCCGTTTGTCGGATTCGGAAACCTTGAGCAGATTGCCGAACATTCACTTGAGGAGAATCTCAAATTCATTTCAGACCTCAAACGTGATTTTCCCAAAAAAGTGATGATAGTCTCGATCATGGGACAGTCTGATGAGGAATGGACTGAACTTGCAAAGCTGTCACAGCAGGCAGGAGCGGACATGATTGAATGCAATTTTTCATGTCCACATATGAGCGGAGATGGACTGGGTTCGGATGTCGGGCAGAAACCGGAACTAGTAAAACATTACACCCAATGTGTCAGGAAAGGGACGGACCTTCCTATCCTGGCAAAAATGACTCCTAACCTTGCACATATGGAAATTCCGGCAATTGCTGCCGTTGAAGGAGGAGCTGATGGCATCGCAGCCATCAATACCATAAAAAGCTTGTCCGGTGTTGATCTCAACATGCTCTCTTCCTCACCTGTTGTACACGGCATGTCATCTGTTTCCGGCTATTCAGGCAAGGCAATCAAGCCAATAGCCTTGAGATTCATCAGTGACTTGGCACAGTGTGAACAGCTGGTAGGTATTCCGATCAGTGGCATGGGGGGAGTCGAGACTTGGCGTGATGCATTGGAATTCATTGCCTTGGGCTGTACGACGGTACAGGTGACGACTGCAGTCATGCAATATGGCTATAGGATCATCGATGACCTGAAAGCCGGGCTGTCAAGTTACATGTATGAACACAGGATAGGTAGTGTTGCTGAGCTCATCGGACTTGCAAACGAACATATTGTTCCGACGGATGAACTTGACCGTAATACCATAATGTTTCCTTCGTTCCATCTGGACAAGTGCCTTGGGTGTGGGCGTTGCTACATTTCATGCAGAGATGCTGGTCATCAGGCTATAACGTTTGATGCAAAGACAAGAAAACCCAAGCTGATAGGAAACAAATGTGTGGGATGTCATTTGTGTCGGTTGGTCTGCCCTGCAGGCGCAATCGGGAAGAGCAAGCGCATTCCTAAGCAAAAGCCACATACACAGGAGGTGAGGGCGTGA
- a CDS encoding Zn-dependent hydrolase: MYECSLERMTDKIKTFSTYGDAGHGGITRYSLSPADIQARNEFIKRMKAIGAEIEIDDVANMYATLPGSDPDAKRIVMASHVDSVKNGGNYDGILGVMSAMEALETVVAKKIPHKHPLTAMVWTNEEGSLYPPAMMCSGIVCYDYLPDAIKEKFRKEDMLATKDILTGKTTFGEALEKSGFKGDEKNRLNPDKYLCMFETHIEQGPILEDAGNDIGVVDCVLGMFNYRVKFYGQTTHAGTFPMPKRKDAFFAAAQALVYLHTEIDKLGLPELVYTTGEVVCHPCVHTCVPDYFDFCIDVRHEDPKVLEKVLEIVKSCADREWTGCTCKVEKAWNRDTVYWDKKLVSYVKEAAEEAGVSHQYIHSGAGHDAQFASYMLPTTMVFVQSKDGLSHCEPEYSSPEHCTEGATVMLNAVLKADKD, translated from the coding sequence ATGTATGAATGCAGTCTCGAACGAATGACAGACAAGATCAAGACCTTTTCTACGTATGGTGATGCAGGACATGGCGGAATAACGCGTTATTCTCTTTCTCCTGCCGATATTCAGGCGAGGAATGAATTTATCAAGCGCATGAAGGCCATCGGTGCCGAAATAGAAATCGACGATGTGGCAAATATGTATGCGACACTTCCCGGCAGTGATCCCGATGCAAAGCGCATCGTAATGGCATCACATGTCGATTCAGTAAAGAATGGCGGTAACTATGATGGTATCCTGGGGGTCATGAGTGCCATGGAAGCTTTGGAAACCGTCGTCGCAAAGAAAATTCCTCATAAGCATCCCCTTACTGCCATGGTATGGACGAACGAGGAAGGCTCCTTATATCCACCTGCCATGATGTGTTCCGGCATCGTCTGCTATGACTATCTGCCGGATGCCATCAAGGAAAAATTCAGGAAGGAGGATATGCTTGCGACGAAGGATATCCTGACAGGCAAGACGACCTTCGGAGAGGCATTGGAAAAATCAGGATTCAAAGGTGATGAAAAGAACCGGCTCAATCCTGACAAGTATCTGTGCATGTTTGAAACCCATATCGAACAGGGACCGATTCTTGAGGATGCAGGCAATGATATCGGTGTAGTTGACTGTGTACTTGGTATGTTCAACTACCGCGTGAAGTTCTATGGTCAGACGACACATGCCGGGACATTCCCCATGCCCAAACGTAAGGATGCATTCTTTGCTGCTGCCCAGGCCCTTGTTTACCTTCACACAGAAATTGACAAGCTTGGACTTCCTGAACTTGTGTATACGACAGGTGAAGTAGTCTGCCATCCTTGTGTACATACCTGCGTCCCTGATTACTTTGATTTTTGCATAGATGTCCGTCACGAGGATCCAAAAGTCCTTGAAAAGGTCCTTGAAATCGTAAAAAGCTGTGCTGACAGGGAATGGACCGGCTGCACCTGCAAGGTAGAAAAGGCTTGGAACCGTGATACGGTGTACTGGGATAAGAAACTTGTTTCCTATGTCAAGGAAGCAGCGGAGGAAGCTGGTGTATCACACCAGTATATCCATTCTGGAGCAGGACATGATGCCCAGTTTGCATCTTACATGTTGCCGACGACAATGGTCTTTGTTCAGTCCAAGGATGGCTTGAGCCATTGTGAACCTGAATATTCATCACCCGAGCATTGTACCGAAGGTGCCACGGTCATGTTGAATGCCGTACTTAAGGCAGATAAGGATTGA
- a CDS encoding aminotransferase class III-fold pyridoxal phosphate-dependent enzyme yields MTGKEISETQKKYNLQSWSKQANINPLAVKKAEGIYFWDYEGNRYTDMSSQLVNLNVGFGNKAIGDAIKAKVDQYCFVGPGYADISRATLAKKIISLLPESFGKVFFTNAGADANENAIKIARMYTGRNKIMSRYRSYHGSSFGAGNLTGEPRRFALEPGVPGFIKFFDPYLYHEKIPFASEEDASAYYISKLEEQIQYEGRAAIAAIVMETVTGSNGVIIPPKGYLKGVRALCDKYGILMICDEVMAGWYRTGTCFAFENFGIVPDIVTFAKGVTCGYVPLGGVAVSSKIAAYFDDHLLSCGLTYSGHPLACAAGVACVNYYEDAHIAGNVKKSGAYLARRLDEIAAKYDCVGEVRHIGLFSSLELVKDKKTHQPLVEYGYDPDGVMAKIVGKLKAKGFMTYSHENMIFVNPPLIITVEQLKEELVKLEEVLKEI; encoded by the coding sequence ATGACAGGAAAAGAAATCTCAGAGACGCAGAAGAAATACAACCTCCAGTCATGGAGCAAGCAGGCAAACATAAATCCCCTTGCCGTGAAAAAGGCGGAGGGAATTTATTTCTGGGACTATGAAGGCAACAGGTATACTGATATGTCTTCCCAGCTTGTGAACCTGAATGTGGGTTTCGGCAACAAGGCAATCGGGGATGCCATCAAAGCCAAGGTCGACCAATACTGCTTTGTCGGACCCGGCTATGCGGATATTTCCCGTGCGACACTAGCCAAAAAGATTATCTCGCTTCTACCGGAGAGTTTTGGGAAGGTGTTTTTTACGAATGCCGGAGCCGATGCGAATGAAAATGCCATAAAGATTGCCCGTATGTATACGGGCAGGAACAAGATCATGAGCCGGTACCGGAGTTACCATGGTTCATCCTTCGGCGCCGGTAACCTTACCGGCGAGCCGAGGAGATTTGCACTTGAACCGGGAGTCCCGGGATTCATCAAGTTCTTTGACCCGTATCTCTACCATGAGAAGATTCCGTTTGCAAGTGAAGAAGATGCTTCTGCATATTATATTTCCAAACTTGAAGAACAGATACAGTATGAAGGCAGAGCTGCCATTGCGGCAATCGTGATGGAGACAGTCACGGGTTCCAACGGTGTGATCATACCACCGAAGGGTTACTTGAAAGGTGTTCGCGCACTTTGTGACAAATACGGTATATTGATGATATGCGACGAAGTCATGGCTGGCTGGTACCGTACAGGGACATGCTTTGCTTTCGAAAACTTTGGCATTGTTCCTGACATCGTGACGTTCGCCAAGGGTGTGACCTGTGGATATGTGCCCTTGGGTGGCGTGGCGGTTTCCTCTAAGATTGCTGCATACTTCGATGACCATCTGCTTTCCTGCGGCCTGACCTATAGCGGACATCCCCTTGCCTGTGCAGCAGGCGTTGCCTGTGTCAACTATTATGAAGACGCACACATTGCAGGGAATGTCAAGAAATCCGGTGCATATCTGGCCAGGCGGCTTGATGAGATTGCAGCAAAGTATGACTGCGTGGGTGAAGTGCGCCATATAGGGCTGTTCTCTTCCCTTGAACTGGTAAAGGACAAGAAGACTCATCAGCCATTGGTTGAGTATGGGTATGATCCTGACGGAGTCATGGCTAAGATTGTCGGCAAATTGAAAGCAAAGGGTTTCATGACCTATTCTCATGAAAACATGATCTTCGTGAATCCTCCGCTTATCATTACCGTCGAACAGCTCAAGGAAGAACTGGTGAAACTGGAAGAAGTACTGAAGGAAATCTAG
- a CDS encoding PucR family transcriptional regulator ligand-binding domain-containing protein yields the protein MSLTVGNLYHNAISSFNLSLLAGQDGLEHTVEWVHMVESIEVSEFLRGNEMVFTAGYLNDRPDWLLDFVKTLYKANAAALFVNIGPYIKGVDDDVIKYCNEVGFPLFSVPWQSRLVDITRYFSRRIIHNEKVERNVAMSMKNLIFKTGDRQESIKAMQRFGYVTDSKFSYVNITVESVDNDRHQENIRAMKRLFRATCRTKENQYHLADLRE from the coding sequence ATGTCACTTACAGTCGGTAATCTATATCATAATGCAATATCGTCATTTAACCTTAGCCTGCTTGCTGGCCAGGATGGTCTTGAACATACCGTGGAATGGGTCCACATGGTGGAGAGCATCGAAGTCTCCGAGTTCCTGCGTGGCAATGAAATGGTGTTCACTGCCGGGTATCTCAATGACCGTCCTGACTGGCTGTTGGATTTTGTCAAGACACTTTACAAGGCAAATGCAGCTGCATTGTTCGTGAATATCGGTCCATATATAAAAGGAGTTGATGATGATGTAATCAAATACTGCAATGAAGTAGGGTTTCCATTGTTTTCCGTACCTTGGCAGTCAAGGCTTGTGGATATCACGCGCTATTTTTCCCGTAGGATCATCCACAATGAGAAAGTAGAAAGAAATGTTGCCATGTCAATGAAGAACCTTATATTCAAGACAGGTGACAGGCAGGAAAGCATCAAGGCCATGCAACGGTTCGGCTATGTCACGGACAGCAAGTTCTCTTATGTGAACATTACCGTGGAAAGCGTTGACAATGACCGGCATCAGGAAAATATCAGGGCAATGAAGCGCCTCTTTCGAGCAACTTGCCGGACAAAAGAAAATCAATATCATCTGGCTGACTTACGAGAATAA